A section of the Ornithinimicrobium sufpigmenti genome encodes:
- a CDS encoding PfkB family carbohydrate kinase, whose translation MQTPPVALTIAGSEATGGAGAQADLKTFQQHGVFGTIALTCIVSFDPRADWGHRFVPVDPQVIADQLEVITTTYGPEQLEVAKIGMLGTPATIETVAGALRQRNFGHVVLDPVLICKGQEPGAALDTDRALKAQVLPLATFVTPNHFESMSLSGMDTIETVEQLTEAAQRIHEASGAVVLAKGGVHLPGDDAVDVYVDSERTEILSAPKIGDGAQVAGAGCTLAAAVAAQLALGATPLEAARSAKEFVTRGIQERLASNAPFDVVWQGA comes from the coding sequence ATGCAGACTCCACCCGTCGCCCTGACGATCGCGGGCTCCGAGGCCACCGGTGGTGCCGGGGCCCAGGCCGACCTCAAGACCTTCCAGCAGCACGGTGTCTTCGGCACCATCGCCCTGACCTGCATCGTGTCCTTCGACCCCAGGGCCGACTGGGGGCACCGGTTCGTGCCGGTCGACCCGCAGGTCATCGCCGACCAGCTCGAGGTCATCACCACCACCTACGGCCCCGAGCAGCTCGAGGTCGCCAAGATCGGCATGCTCGGCACCCCCGCCACGATCGAGACCGTCGCCGGCGCCCTGCGTCAGCGCAACTTCGGCCACGTCGTGCTGGACCCGGTCCTGATTTGCAAGGGGCAGGAGCCCGGTGCCGCACTCGACACCGACCGCGCGCTGAAGGCGCAGGTGCTGCCGCTGGCCACCTTCGTCACGCCGAACCACTTCGAGTCGATGTCGCTGTCCGGGATGGACACCATCGAGACGGTCGAGCAGCTGACCGAGGCGGCCCAGCGCATCCACGAGGCCAGTGGCGCGGTCGTCCTCGCCAAGGGCGGCGTGCACCTGCCCGGCGACGACGCGGTCGACGTCTACGTCGACTCCGAGCGCACCGAGATCCTGTCCGCGCCCAAGATCGGCGACGGAGCCCAGGTTGCCGGCGCCGGCTGCACCCTCGCCGCCGCCGTCGCGGCCCAGCTCGCGCTCGGCGCGACCCCGTTGGAGGCAGCCAGGTCCGCGAAGGAGTTCGTCACCCGGGGCATCCAGGAGCGCCTGGCCAGCAACGCCCCGTTCGACGTGGTGTGGCAGGGCGCCTGA
- a CDS encoding RNA-binding S4 domain-containing protein produces the protein MADVEQVPIRDAAIRLGQLLKLSGLVPEGSMARMVIENSEVTVDGEIVVRRGTQVRPGQVVEYAGQRVTPVHEG, from the coding sequence ATGGCTGACGTCGAGCAGGTCCCGATCCGCGACGCCGCGATCCGGCTGGGGCAGCTGCTCAAGCTTTCAGGCCTCGTGCCGGAAGGCTCCATGGCGCGCATGGTCATCGAGAACTCCGAGGTCACCGTGGACGGCGAGATCGTCGTCCGCCGCGGGACCCAGGTGCGGCCGGGGCAGGTCGTGGAGTATGCCGGGCAGCGCGTCACCCCGGTGCACGAGGGCTGA
- a CDS encoding AfsR/SARP family transcriptional regulator, producing MGGFRCENDGAPVMTSATLQRILALLALRGPFLPRAQLAGEMWPEKPESRALANLRSALWRAGAELPGLLVSEPSRVGLSEQVWVDARELESRCLAHVESVPPLGDVLAFAHAATADLLPGWYEDWVLLERERQRQIHLYGMESLTTALLRAGRPADAVIVGLAIVACEPLRESAHRLVIEAHLKMGNVVEAHRQLELCRDHLRRHLGIDPSAVLLSVFGSPTSTDGGAWPRRGVTRS from the coding sequence ATGGGCGGCTTCCGCTGTGAGAACGATGGCGCGCCAGTCATGACGTCCGCGACCCTGCAGCGGATCCTCGCTCTTCTCGCTCTGCGCGGCCCCTTCCTGCCGCGTGCCCAGCTCGCGGGCGAGATGTGGCCGGAGAAACCCGAAAGTCGGGCCCTGGCCAACCTTCGTTCGGCCCTGTGGCGCGCCGGCGCCGAGCTTCCCGGCCTGCTCGTCTCCGAGCCCAGTCGGGTGGGACTGTCCGAGCAGGTGTGGGTGGATGCGCGAGAGCTGGAGAGCCGTTGTCTTGCTCACGTCGAGTCGGTGCCGCCGCTGGGGGATGTGCTTGCGTTCGCGCACGCAGCGACTGCCGACCTCTTGCCCGGCTGGTACGAGGACTGGGTGCTCCTGGAGCGAGAGCGGCAACGACAGATTCACCTGTACGGGATGGAGTCACTGACCACCGCGCTCCTCAGGGCGGGCCGGCCTGCCGACGCAGTAATCGTGGGGCTCGCCATCGTCGCCTGCGAACCCCTTCGTGAGAGCGCTCATCGCTTGGTGATCGAGGCACACCTGAAGATGGGCAACGTGGTCGAGGCTCACCGACAGCTCGAGCTGTGCCGCGACCACCTGCGTCGTCATCTCGGCATCGATCCTTCGGCAGTGCTGCTGTCGGTCTTCGGGTCCCCGACGTCGACCGACGGCGGAGCCTGGCCGCGACGGGGCGTGACGCGATCGTGA
- a CDS encoding papain-like cysteine protease family protein: MAAPAAVSTPVDQGHAVFDRLGKELSMATTYDLGPIAMERRLDELDRLMDTEAAARDVAQSRSDRGRALRGHDDHLDVAEVRDRLSTAKPPAAPPVVSSAPTGPARTGPQLAVHAVPHGRARSGLTCWAVSAACMVGWRDGLDPSTDDLVTGSGVWAPYADGRQARSLDDLSTWGLTVLGPPDVTDEAGLVRALHAHGPLWLAAAPPGPHAVVVSGVTGDLAAGPVSFSVIDPCAAGDDQLVDTWHTLRMRVDAVDGAPLTLAHLVPT; the protein is encoded by the coding sequence GTGGCTGCGCCTGCTGCTGTCTCGACCCCCGTGGACCAGGGTCACGCGGTATTCGACCGGCTCGGCAAGGAGCTGAGCATGGCGACGACCTACGACCTGGGCCCCATCGCCATGGAGCGGCGACTCGACGAGCTCGACCGACTCATGGACACCGAGGCCGCCGCCAGAGACGTCGCGCAGTCCCGCAGCGACCGGGGCAGGGCCCTGCGCGGTCATGACGACCACCTCGATGTCGCGGAGGTCCGGGACCGCCTCTCCACGGCGAAGCCCCCCGCTGCACCACCCGTGGTGTCGAGCGCCCCGACGGGTCCGGCGAGGACTGGGCCACAACTGGCTGTCCACGCCGTGCCGCACGGGAGGGCCCGGTCCGGCCTGACCTGCTGGGCGGTGAGCGCAGCCTGCATGGTCGGCTGGCGGGACGGGCTCGACCCGTCCACCGACGATCTGGTCACCGGCTCGGGCGTGTGGGCGCCCTACGCGGACGGGCGGCAGGCCAGGAGTCTGGACGACCTCAGCACCTGGGGACTGACCGTCCTGGGTCCGCCAGATGTCACCGACGAAGCCGGCTTGGTTCGGGCTCTGCACGCGCACGGTCCGCTGTGGCTCGCGGCAGCACCGCCTGGGCCCCACGCTGTGGTCGTCAGTGGGGTTACCGGCGACCTCGCCGCCGGCCCGGTGTCGTTCAGCGTGATCGATCCTTGTGCCGCCGGTGACGATCAGCTTGTGGACACCTGGCACACCTTGCGGATGCGCGTCGACGCGGTCGACGGCGCACCGCTCACCCTCGCCCACCTCGTGCCCACCTGA
- a CDS encoding S8 family serine peptidase, producing the protein MKPHLTMSLRAGARHRPLRPWHDVSLAATDDHGLRPDVDAVIRRHRRAVWFTQEYEQAGEEWNPDERHLGLDRIVRVVSQTDQPFGRDLIAELATLPSVNRVDAMSIAGAPLPPTTGHGRPSRWAGEMVGLPEAHLRTRGAPAVTVAVLDTGVNPHPELALSPGRDFVDIIPGSDTFVGDSLDADRVAEDPGVGHGTHVSGIIAARGLAMPVGVAPRCRIVPVRVLGALERDGRLIGAGVVDNIDSGIKWAVDNGAAVINMSLGIRRTGGGPPHARVIAYARRRGVVVTAASGNDGTDALYYPGSLPGVLAVGAVDSDGSVPGFSTWGRQVSLVAPGVDIYSSLLDGTYGLASGTSQAAPFVAGAAALLLSRAAERGTRLTPDGVTRVLTATANRPGTTWRDRHYGAGVVDVGDALRLLDLECDQISDRPVTHPAA; encoded by the coding sequence GTGAAGCCGCACCTGACCATGAGTCTGCGAGCCGGGGCTCGGCACCGGCCGCTCCGTCCATGGCACGACGTCTCGCTTGCGGCCACGGACGACCACGGTCTGCGCCCCGACGTTGACGCCGTCATCCGTCGGCATCGACGCGCGGTGTGGTTCACCCAGGAGTACGAGCAGGCCGGCGAGGAGTGGAACCCGGACGAGCGTCACCTCGGCCTGGACCGCATCGTCCGGGTGGTTTCTCAGACCGACCAACCGTTCGGTCGGGACCTGATCGCGGAACTCGCTACGTTGCCGTCGGTGAATCGGGTCGATGCGATGTCCATCGCAGGAGCGCCTCTCCCCCCGACGACCGGACACGGACGGCCGAGCCGATGGGCCGGAGAGATGGTCGGACTACCAGAAGCCCACCTGCGCACCCGCGGCGCTCCCGCCGTCACGGTGGCAGTCCTCGACACCGGTGTGAATCCACACCCGGAGCTGGCATTGTCCCCGGGCCGGGACTTCGTCGACATCATCCCCGGCTCCGACACGTTCGTCGGTGATTCTCTCGATGCCGACCGCGTGGCGGAAGACCCAGGTGTGGGCCATGGCACCCATGTGAGTGGCATCATCGCCGCCCGGGGGTTGGCCATGCCCGTCGGTGTCGCGCCGCGCTGCCGCATCGTTCCGGTGCGGGTCCTCGGGGCTCTGGAACGGGATGGTCGACTGATCGGTGCTGGCGTCGTGGACAACATCGACAGCGGGATTAAGTGGGCGGTCGACAACGGGGCAGCAGTGATCAACATGAGCCTGGGCATCCGGCGCACGGGAGGCGGCCCTCCGCATGCTCGCGTCATCGCCTACGCGCGCCGGCGCGGTGTCGTGGTCACCGCTGCCTCGGGCAACGACGGCACCGATGCGCTCTACTACCCCGGCTCACTTCCCGGTGTCCTCGCCGTGGGAGCCGTGGACAGCGACGGCAGCGTGCCTGGATTCTCTACCTGGGGACGCCAGGTGAGCCTGGTCGCGCCCGGGGTGGACATCTACAGCAGCTTGCTTGACGGGACCTACGGCTTGGCGAGCGGTACCTCGCAGGCTGCCCCTTTCGTCGCCGGTGCCGCGGCCCTCCTCTTGTCGCGTGCCGCCGAGCGGGGCACCCGTCTCACGCCGGATGGCGTAACTCGCGTCCTGACCGCTACCGCCAACCGTCCGGGCACCACCTGGCGTGACCGCCACTACGGCGCGGGTGTCGTCGATGTCGGTGACGCCCTTCGTCTGCTCGACCTCGAGTGCGACCAGATCTCCGATCGTCCCGTCACCCACCCAGCCGCCTGA
- the hisC gene encoding histidinol-phosphate transaminase — MSDQPSPVRLRKALEGVPAYTPGRPAAPIEGVTSYKISSNENPYPPLPSVLDAVTTAAQAINRYPDMGVVMLSQALSDHLGVPVEQIATGTGSVAVLSQLIAITCEPGDEVVYAWRSFEAYPIVVALSGAQSVQVPLDAEHRHDLDAMAAAITDRTRLVLVCTPNNPTGPAVREDELRAFLAKVPSDVLVVIDEAYLEFTTEESVPDALALAAEHPNVAVLRTFSKAYGLAGLRVGYAVAHPTVATALRKAATPFGVTDLAQEAAIASLRAYDELEVRVKELVGERERVVSALREQGWDIPDAQGNFLWFPLGDEAVPFAQACQARGLMVRPFAGDGVRCTVAEPEANDRLISVAAEWLRTRD, encoded by the coding sequence ATGAGCGACCAGCCGTCCCCCGTCCGCCTGCGCAAAGCCCTGGAGGGTGTGCCCGCCTACACCCCCGGCAGGCCGGCCGCGCCGATCGAGGGCGTGACGTCATACAAGATCTCCTCCAACGAGAACCCCTATCCCCCGCTGCCGTCGGTGCTGGACGCGGTGACCACGGCGGCGCAGGCGATCAACCGCTACCCGGACATGGGCGTGGTGATGCTGAGCCAGGCGCTCTCCGACCACCTCGGCGTGCCGGTGGAGCAGATCGCGACCGGGACCGGCAGCGTGGCCGTCCTGTCCCAGCTGATCGCGATCACCTGCGAGCCCGGTGACGAGGTGGTCTACGCCTGGCGCAGCTTCGAGGCCTACCCCATCGTCGTCGCCCTTTCCGGCGCACAGTCGGTGCAGGTGCCGCTCGACGCCGAGCACCGCCACGACCTCGACGCGATGGCCGCCGCGATCACCGACCGGACCCGCCTGGTGCTGGTCTGCACCCCGAACAACCCCACCGGGCCCGCCGTGCGCGAGGACGAGCTGCGGGCGTTCCTGGCGAAGGTGCCCTCCGACGTGCTGGTGGTCATCGACGAGGCGTACCTGGAGTTCACGACCGAGGAGAGCGTCCCCGACGCCCTCGCGCTGGCCGCGGAGCACCCGAACGTCGCCGTGCTGCGCACCTTCTCCAAGGCCTACGGCCTGGCCGGGCTGCGGGTCGGGTATGCCGTCGCGCACCCCACCGTCGCCACCGCACTGCGCAAGGCCGCGACGCCGTTCGGGGTCACCGACCTGGCCCAGGAGGCGGCGATCGCGAGCCTGCGCGCGTACGACGAGCTCGAGGTGCGGGTCAAGGAGCTGGTCGGTGAGCGGGAGCGCGTCGTCTCCGCGCTGCGGGAGCAGGGCTGGGACATCCCGGACGCCCAGGGCAACTTCCTGTGGTTCCCGCTCGGCGACGAGGCGGTGCCCTTCGCCCAGGCCTGCCAGGCCCGCGGGCTGATGGTCCGCCCGTTCGCCGGCGACGGCGTCCGCTGCACCGTCGCCGAGCCCGAGGCCAACGACCGCCTCATCAGCGTCGCCGCCGAGTGGCTCCGCACGCGCGACTGA
- the pdhA gene encoding pyruvate dehydrogenase (acetyl-transferring) E1 component subunit alpha: MSDEDVVSAQAAGAPSGTPGSSPDSSPGSQSHEPPERDITDGGPDMVQFLAADGTRVPVTDVNSPYAAYLEELDEDALRGMLRDLILVRRVDSEGFALQRQGELGLWPSLLGQEAAQVGPGRAMRKQDYAFPGYREHGVAWCKGVAPENLLGMFRGVNHGGWDSSENNFGLYTIVIGNQMLHAVGYAMGVQRDGDVATGDTDRDTAVMAFTGDGGTAQGDFNEALVFAAVANAPVVFYVQNNHWAISEPNERQFVIPPYRRADGFGFPGVRVDGNDVLASYAVSRAALERARSGQGPTLIEAFTYRMGAHTTSDDPTKYRISAEVDLWKKKDPIDRMTKYLLAEGIVDDAWISEIEAEADELAARIRHACQTMPDPPHPEMFQHVYAEPHPLVKREAQAFADYQAGFED; the protein is encoded by the coding sequence GTGAGCGACGAGGACGTCGTGTCGGCCCAGGCGGCCGGCGCCCCCAGCGGGACCCCGGGCAGCAGCCCCGACAGCTCGCCCGGCTCCCAGAGTCACGAGCCGCCCGAGCGGGACATCACCGACGGCGGGCCGGACATGGTCCAGTTCCTCGCCGCCGACGGGACCCGGGTCCCGGTGACCGACGTGAACAGCCCGTATGCCGCATACCTCGAGGAGCTCGACGAGGACGCACTGCGCGGGATGCTGCGCGACCTGATCCTGGTCCGTCGGGTCGACAGCGAGGGCTTCGCCCTGCAGCGGCAGGGTGAGCTCGGCCTGTGGCCCAGCCTGCTCGGCCAGGAGGCGGCGCAGGTCGGCCCGGGCCGCGCGATGCGCAAGCAGGACTACGCCTTCCCCGGCTACCGCGAGCACGGCGTCGCCTGGTGCAAGGGCGTAGCGCCGGAGAACCTGCTGGGCATGTTCCGCGGGGTCAACCACGGCGGGTGGGACTCGAGCGAGAACAACTTCGGCCTCTACACGATCGTCATCGGCAACCAGATGCTGCACGCCGTCGGCTACGCCATGGGTGTGCAGCGCGACGGTGACGTCGCCACCGGTGACACCGACCGCGACACCGCCGTCATGGCGTTCACCGGCGACGGCGGCACCGCCCAGGGCGACTTCAACGAGGCGCTGGTCTTCGCCGCGGTCGCCAACGCCCCGGTCGTCTTCTACGTGCAGAACAACCACTGGGCGATCTCCGAGCCCAACGAGCGGCAGTTCGTCATCCCGCCCTACCGCCGCGCCGACGGCTTCGGCTTCCCCGGCGTGCGGGTCGACGGCAACGACGTGCTGGCCTCGTATGCCGTCTCCCGCGCCGCCCTGGAGCGTGCCCGGTCCGGACAGGGCCCGACCCTCATCGAGGCGTTCACCTACCGGATGGGCGCGCACACCACCTCCGACGACCCGACGAAGTACCGGATCTCGGCCGAGGTGGACCTCTGGAAGAAGAAGGACCCGATCGACCGGATGACGAAGTACCTGCTCGCCGAGGGCATCGTCGACGACGCCTGGATCAGCGAGATCGAGGCCGAGGCCGACGAGCTGGCCGCGCGCATCCGGCACGCCTGCCAGACGATGCCCGACCCGCCGCACCCCGAGATGTTCCAGCACGTGTATGCCGAGCCGCACCCCCTGGTCAAGCGCGAGGCCCAGGCCTTCGCCGACTACCAGGCCGGGTTCGAGGACTGA
- a CDS encoding GNAT family N-acetyltransferase, with translation MNEVQIVHHPDQKRWDAMWGQGDEARSVGFLSYELRDGVLDMQHTVVDPAMRGNGLGGRLVEAGLQHARAKGLQVRPTCPFIPPYMSQHPEHLELLEGAPKVGEGDG, from the coding sequence ATGAACGAGGTGCAGATCGTCCACCACCCGGACCAGAAGCGCTGGGACGCGATGTGGGGGCAGGGAGACGAGGCGCGCTCTGTCGGCTTCCTGTCCTACGAGCTGCGGGACGGTGTGCTCGACATGCAGCACACCGTGGTCGACCCGGCGATGCGCGGGAACGGTCTGGGCGGACGGCTGGTCGAGGCGGGGCTGCAGCACGCGCGGGCGAAGGGACTGCAGGTGCGGCCGACGTGCCCGTTCATCCCGCCGTACATGTCGCAGCACCCCGAGCATCTCGAGCTCCTCGAAGGCGCGCCGAAGGTCGGCGAGGGCGATGGCTGA
- a CDS encoding papain-like cysteine protease family protein: MRAFNRAVDYTVPGLIAVLRQDKSMACWAFATLMLEQWRRGQSLELTAYLDDLGARVGDPRLFREAYENNTGLLPDQVQRLQAALALSGQPAASFTVARWEDLLRDHGPLLVIGDEALTQAWAVHARLVVGISGDGTPVGTQVDIVDPGTGTRYRESLATFLAKYEELAPTGWAGVQVFHFPSGTQAGALSFTSAARPPSRANGHTIAARRRPSRLAAAFSVLPAPAPPALDPWVGLMRWTPASALVSRLTKFTPDGYVHRIDDGYGPVNLDWYPVRVSPPSGMSAAELLDRWRRDLNSTIDQRLAFFEPYDDAETAIWHSSAPAGAVIHIDMRSGAEWANPDDGSVLVSDSAPDHWTFSTIWTPQDLGHPVSGNRWFGYLPNEDGSYTFGTRGADRVTTVVDHALSDVVFTAAHTLWLTLQQGLATLVSGLGGSAAIEPATSARYDWPGVKAAYGVP, from the coding sequence GTGCGCGCGTTCAACCGGGCGGTCGACTACACCGTGCCGGGTCTGATCGCGGTGCTCCGGCAGGACAAGTCGATGGCCTGCTGGGCGTTCGCGACGCTGATGCTTGAGCAGTGGCGCCGCGGCCAGTCGCTGGAGCTGACGGCATACCTTGACGACCTCGGCGCGCGGGTAGGCGACCCACGCCTGTTCCGGGAGGCTTACGAGAACAACACCGGCTTACTGCCCGACCAGGTGCAGCGGCTTCAGGCCGCGCTGGCACTCTCCGGACAGCCGGCCGCAAGCTTCACCGTGGCCCGGTGGGAGGATCTGCTGCGTGACCACGGCCCTCTGCTGGTCATTGGCGACGAGGCGCTGACACAAGCCTGGGCGGTCCACGCGCGACTCGTGGTGGGCATCTCGGGGGACGGCACGCCGGTCGGGACGCAGGTCGACATCGTCGATCCAGGTACAGGCACGCGCTACCGCGAGTCGCTGGCGACCTTCCTGGCCAAGTACGAGGAGCTGGCACCTACGGGCTGGGCCGGTGTTCAGGTCTTCCACTTCCCGTCCGGTACCCAGGCTGGTGCACTGTCCTTCACCAGTGCTGCGCGCCCGCCGAGCAGGGCGAACGGTCACACCATTGCGGCCCGGCGTCGGCCGTCACGGCTGGCGGCCGCCTTCAGTGTCCTGCCCGCGCCTGCGCCGCCGGCCCTGGACCCGTGGGTAGGGCTGATGCGCTGGACGCCAGCGTCTGCGCTCGTCTCCCGGCTGACCAAGTTCACCCCGGACGGGTATGTGCACCGGATCGACGACGGTTACGGGCCTGTCAACCTCGACTGGTACCCGGTGCGGGTGTCACCTCCGTCGGGGATGTCCGCAGCTGAGCTGCTCGATCGGTGGCGGCGCGACCTCAACTCCACCATCGACCAGAGGCTGGCGTTCTTCGAGCCCTACGACGATGCTGAGACCGCGATCTGGCACTCCAGCGCCCCTGCAGGAGCTGTCATCCACATCGACATGCGATCGGGGGCGGAGTGGGCCAACCCCGACGACGGCTCGGTGCTCGTCAGCGACTCGGCCCCTGACCACTGGACGTTCTCGACCATCTGGACCCCCCAGGACCTCGGCCACCCGGTCTCGGGTAACCGATGGTTCGGCTACCTTCCCAACGAGGACGGCAGTTACACCTTTGGCACCCGTGGCGCCGACCGGGTGACGACGGTGGTCGATCATGCGCTGAGTGACGTGGTCTTCACCGCTGCCCACACCTTATGGCTGACCCTCCAACAGGGACTGGCTACCCTGGTGTCTGGGCTCGGCGGTTCCGCTGCCATCGAGCCGGCCACCAGCGCGCGCTACGACTGGCCAGGGGTGAAGGCTGCCTACGGCGTCCCGTGA
- a CDS encoding dienelactone hydrolase family protein, whose amino-acid sequence MSAMLQHEIQTSKGPLPSLLWLPQGATGRVPGIVVFQEIYGLSSYVRARCADLAQLGYAVLAPQLYARLDPPVAAVQEAGVEPQAVLSEALQLAGQLDWDQAVKDGLSAMTDLGRLGPVKKKKVALLGFCMGGGLAFNVAAAAASAGRPAAALVSYYGSALPRLLDLAPQVECPSLHVFGTDDDYIPMEQVERIREAVTDGGTREQVRFELHPGAGHAFDNPNPTFFHEEASRAAWAQTQEFLAEVLPA is encoded by the coding sequence ATGTCGGCCATGTTGCAGCACGAGATCCAGACCTCCAAGGGTCCGCTGCCCTCCCTGCTCTGGCTGCCCCAGGGCGCCACCGGCCGGGTCCCCGGCATCGTGGTCTTCCAGGAGATCTACGGCCTGTCGTCCTACGTCCGCGCACGCTGCGCCGACCTCGCCCAGCTCGGGTATGCCGTGCTCGCACCCCAGCTGTACGCCCGCCTCGACCCGCCGGTCGCGGCGGTGCAGGAGGCCGGCGTCGAGCCGCAGGCCGTGCTGAGCGAAGCCCTGCAGCTGGCCGGCCAGCTCGACTGGGACCAGGCGGTCAAGGACGGCCTGTCCGCGATGACCGACCTCGGCCGGCTGGGCCCGGTCAAGAAGAAGAAGGTCGCGCTGCTCGGCTTCTGCATGGGCGGCGGGCTGGCCTTCAACGTCGCCGCCGCCGCAGCCAGCGCCGGCCGTCCCGCGGCCGCGCTGGTCAGCTACTACGGCTCCGCGCTGCCCCGGCTGCTCGACCTTGCCCCGCAGGTCGAGTGCCCCAGCCTGCACGTCTTCGGCACCGACGACGACTACATCCCGATGGAGCAGGTGGAGCGGATCCGCGAGGCCGTCACCGACGGCGGCACCCGCGAGCAGGTGCGCTTCGAGCTGCACCCGGGCGCGGGTCACGCCTTCGACAACCCCAACCCGACGTTCTTCCACGAGGAGGCCAGCCGGGCCGCCTGGGCGCAGACCCAGGAGTTCCTGGCCGAGGTGCTGCCCGCCTGA
- a CDS encoding alpha-ketoacid dehydrogenase subunit beta: MSTSSTTSATAQRTTIAKALNAGMRAAMERDPKVLLMGEDIGKLGGVFRITEGLQKDFGEDRVIDAPLAESGIMGSAVGLALRGYRPVVEIQFDGFVYPAFDQIVSQVAKMHYRSLGKLKLPMVIRIPYGGGIGAVEHHSESNESYFAHTAGLRVVTCSTPDDAYWMMQQAIASDDPVVFYEPKRRYHERGVLDLADLGSVPDLAEAPYGFDEAVVRAEGQDVTVLTYGPSVKVALAAAQAAELEDGPSLEVIDLRSLSPLDIDVIEASVRKTGRCIALSEAQTFSSITAELAAHVQERCFYHLEAPVLRVGGYNIPYPPSRHEEVFLPDLDRVLHAVETVMAY; this comes from the coding sequence ATGAGTACCTCGAGCACCACCTCCGCCACCGCCCAGAGGACCACGATCGCCAAGGCCCTCAACGCCGGGATGCGCGCCGCCATGGAGCGCGACCCCAAGGTCCTGCTCATGGGCGAGGACATCGGCAAGCTGGGCGGCGTCTTCCGCATCACCGAGGGCCTGCAGAAGGACTTCGGCGAGGACCGCGTCATCGACGCCCCGCTGGCCGAGTCCGGGATCATGGGCAGCGCCGTGGGGCTGGCCCTGCGCGGCTACCGGCCCGTGGTCGAGATCCAGTTCGACGGCTTCGTCTACCCGGCCTTCGACCAGATCGTCAGCCAGGTCGCCAAGATGCACTACCGCTCCCTGGGCAAGCTCAAGCTGCCGATGGTCATCCGCATCCCCTACGGCGGCGGCATCGGCGCGGTCGAGCACCACAGCGAGTCCAACGAGTCCTACTTCGCGCACACCGCCGGCCTGCGGGTGGTCACCTGCTCCACCCCCGACGACGCCTACTGGATGATGCAGCAGGCGATCGCCAGCGACGACCCGGTCGTCTTCTACGAGCCCAAGCGCCGCTACCACGAGCGCGGCGTGCTCGACCTCGCCGACCTCGGCTCGGTGCCCGACCTGGCCGAGGCGCCCTACGGCTTCGACGAGGCGGTGGTCCGCGCCGAGGGCCAGGACGTGACCGTGCTGACCTACGGCCCGTCGGTCAAGGTCGCGCTCGCCGCGGCGCAGGCCGCCGAGCTGGAGGACGGCCCGTCGCTGGAGGTCATCGACCTGCGCTCGCTGTCGCCGCTGGACATCGACGTCATCGAGGCCTCGGTGAGGAAGACGGGCCGGTGCATCGCGCTGTCGGAGGCCCAGACCTTCTCCAGCATCACCGCCGAGCTGGCCGCGCACGTCCAGGAGCGCTGCTTCTACCACCTCGAGGCGCCGGTCCTGCGGGTCGGCGGCTACAACATCCCCTACCCGCCCAGCCGCCACGAAGAGGTCTTCCTCCCCGACCTCGACCGCGTCCTGCACGCCGTCGAGACGGTCATGGCCTACTGA
- a CDS encoding phage holin family protein, whose translation MRFLLTILANALALWVAAAVVPGIQFGGEGGDLALTVALVSLVFGVVNSVVKPLLQILSIPLIVLTLGLFLVVVNALMLSLTSWLAGVFNLDFTVQSFWWDAVLGALIISAVGVVTGRLLPDKDKR comes from the coding sequence ATGAGGTTCCTGCTCACCATCCTGGCCAACGCGCTCGCCCTCTGGGTGGCCGCCGCGGTCGTGCCCGGCATCCAGTTCGGCGGCGAGGGCGGTGACCTGGCGCTCACCGTGGCGCTGGTCTCACTCGTCTTCGGCGTGGTCAACTCCGTGGTCAAACCCCTCCTGCAGATCCTGTCGATCCCCCTGATCGTCCTCACCCTCGGCCTGTTCCTCGTCGTGGTCAACGCGCTCATGCTCTCGCTCACGTCGTGGCTGGCCGGGGTCTTCAACCTGGACTTCACCGTCCAGAGCTTCTGGTGGGACGCCGTGCTCGGTGCGCTCATCATCTCCGCGGTCGGCGTCGTCACCGGCCGCCTCCTCCCGGACAAGGACAAGCGCTGA